In Crinalium epipsammum PCC 9333, the following are encoded in one genomic region:
- a CDS encoding WGxxGxxG family protein has product MKLSNVSKVLAASVLAASVSMLPLNHPASAQSDAGTSGSGSYGTTTQDSTTQTQNTGDRDFDWGWLGLLGLAGLAGLAKKKEQPVRYREPEVSSTYRR; this is encoded by the coding sequence ATGAAACTTTCTAACGTATCTAAGGTTCTCGCAGCTAGTGTACTTGCAGCTAGTGTATCTATGTTACCTTTAAATCACCCCGCATCTGCTCAAAGTGATGCTGGTACATCTGGTAGTGGCAGCTATGGTACCACCACTCAAGATTCTACTACTCAAACTCAAAACACTGGCGATCGCGACTTTGATTGGGGCTGGCTAGGTTTACTAGGTTTGGCAGGTTTGGCAGGTTTGGCTAAGAAAAAGGAACAACCTGTTCGCTACCGCGAACCTGAAGTTAGTTCAACTTACAGACGTTAA
- a CDS encoding heavy-metal-associated domain-containing protein — protein sequence MTLELTVPSMACSACAETITNAIQGIDAAAKVEADPKTKLVKVETQQPEKVVKDAIASAGYPIS from the coding sequence ATGACATTAGAACTAACAGTTCCCAGTATGGCTTGTTCTGCTTGCGCTGAGACGATTACTAATGCGATACAAGGCATTGACGCTGCTGCTAAGGTAGAGGCTGACCCCAAAACTAAGCTAGTTAAAGTGGAAACACAACAACCAGAGAAGGTAGTGAAGGATGCGATCGCCTCTGCTGGTTATCCAATTTCGTGA
- a CDS encoding DUF3474 domain-containing protein, with amino-acid sequence MQSQLLKVTDSTESLEPPFTLQQVKAAIPAYCFEPSTWKSLSYFFLDVSIIGILYAIANYLDSWYFWPIFWLMQGTMFWALFVVGHDCGHGSFSKKKWLNNLIGHLSHTPILVPFHGWRISHRTHHNNTGNIDTDESWYPVTESKYNQMAWWEKFLRFGIALLFAYPLYLFKRSPGREAASHFNPNSPLFRPSEKWDVITSTIWWTSMVVLLGFLTYQWGFLWLLKNYLVPYIIFVVWLDFVTFLHHTDPDIPWYRGKDWYFFKGALSTIDHDYGFINNIHHNIGTHVAHHIFLNMPHYHLKTATEAIKPILGDYYRKSDKSIFQAFWHSFKTCHFVADTGSKIYYQSKTKL; translated from the coding sequence GTGCAATCTCAACTTCTTAAGGTTACAGATTCAACAGAATCGTTAGAACCACCCTTCACCCTTCAGCAAGTCAAAGCCGCAATTCCTGCATATTGCTTTGAACCATCTACTTGGAAATCGCTATCATACTTCTTTCTGGATGTATCAATTATTGGTATTTTGTATGCGATCGCCAATTACTTAGACTCTTGGTACTTCTGGCCAATTTTTTGGTTAATGCAGGGAACCATGTTTTGGGCATTATTTGTAGTTGGACACGACTGCGGACATGGATCATTTTCCAAAAAGAAATGGCTGAATAATTTAATTGGGCATTTGTCCCATACACCCATACTTGTTCCTTTTCACGGCTGGCGCATTAGCCACAGAACCCACCACAACAATACAGGTAATATTGATACTGACGAAAGCTGGTATCCCGTTACAGAAAGCAAGTATAACCAAATGGCTTGGTGGGAAAAATTCCTCCGCTTTGGTATAGCCTTGCTGTTTGCCTATCCTCTTTATCTGTTTAAACGTTCCCCTGGAAGAGAAGCTGCATCTCACTTTAATCCTAATAGCCCTTTGTTCCGTCCTTCAGAAAAATGGGATGTCATCACCAGTACTATCTGGTGGACTTCAATGGTAGTTTTACTAGGGTTTCTCACCTACCAATGGGGCTTTCTGTGGTTATTGAAAAACTATCTCGTACCATACATTATTTTTGTAGTCTGGTTAGACTTCGTAACATTCCTACATCACACTGATCCAGATATTCCTTGGTATCGTGGTAAAGACTGGTATTTCTTTAAAGGTGCCTTATCTACAATTGATCACGATTACGGGTTTATCAATAATATTCACCACAATATCGGCACCCATGTCGCGCATCACATTTTCCTAAATATGCCTCACTATCATCTAAAGACAGCAACAGAGGCAATCAAACCAATTTTAGGAGATTACTACCGCAAATCGGATAAGTCAATCTTCCAAGCATTCTGGCATTCATTCAAAACTTGCCATTTCGTAGCAGATACAGGTAGTAAAATTTACTACCAATCAAAAACAAAGCTGTAA
- the atpC gene encoding ATP synthase F1 subunit epsilon: protein MTLTVRVISPDKTVWDAAAEELVLPSTTGQLGILTGHAPLLSALDTGVMRVRDGKNWVAIALMGGFAEIENNDVTILVNGAERGDKINLEEARTAYNEAESRVNQVQSGGNRQEQIQATQALKRARARFQAAGGMVQV from the coding sequence ATGACATTAACTGTTCGTGTAATTTCTCCTGACAAAACTGTCTGGGATGCAGCAGCCGAAGAACTCGTTTTACCTAGCACTACAGGGCAACTGGGTATCCTTACAGGTCACGCACCTTTGTTATCTGCGCTAGATACTGGTGTGATGCGTGTCCGCGATGGCAAAAATTGGGTAGCGATCGCTCTGATGGGGGGATTTGCAGAAATCGAAAACAATGATGTTACCATTCTCGTTAATGGTGCTGAACGTGGCGACAAGATTAATCTTGAAGAAGCCCGTACTGCTTACAACGAAGCCGAATCTCGCGTGAATCAAGTTCAAAGTGGTGGTAATCGCCAAGAACAAATTCAAGCAACTCAAGCTTTAAAACGCGCTAGAGCAAGGTTTCAAGCTGCTGGCGGTATGGTTCAAGTTTAA
- a CDS encoding peroxiredoxin, with product MSRRIFIRTLLACCLALVTWFNFAPKAAALGGKLPTINKPAPEFTLPTNTGRGKVSLADYRGKWVVLYFYPKDFTSGCTIEARKFQQDLPKYIAKNAQIIGVSVDSVDSHAKFCDSEGLKFPLLADSDGKVSKAYGSWIGFVSMRHTFIIDPKGVLRETYIGVNPVIHSNEVLARLDELKATAS from the coding sequence ATGTCTCGCCGAATCTTTATTCGCACCCTATTAGCTTGCTGTCTTGCCTTAGTTACCTGGTTTAACTTTGCCCCAAAGGCTGCTGCGCTAGGTGGAAAACTACCTACCATCAACAAACCTGCACCAGAGTTTACCCTACCGACTAATACTGGTAGAGGCAAAGTTTCTCTGGCTGATTATCGCGGTAAGTGGGTTGTACTTTACTTTTATCCCAAGGATTTTACATCTGGGTGTACTATAGAAGCTCGAAAATTTCAGCAAGACTTACCTAAATACATTGCTAAAAATGCTCAAATTATTGGTGTTAGTGTTGATTCAGTAGATTCTCACGCCAAATTCTGTGATTCCGAAGGTTTAAAATTTCCCTTGTTAGCTGATAGCGATGGAAAAGTGAGCAAAGCTTATGGTTCTTGGATTGGCTTTGTTTCCATGCGTCATACTTTTATCATTGATCCCAAGGGTGTTTTGCGGGAAACCTATATTGGAGTTAATCCCGTTATTCACAGTAACGAAGTTTTAGCGCGTCTAGACGAATTGAAAGCAACTGCATCATAA
- the minD gene encoding septum site-determining protein MinD → MSRIIVVTSGKGGVGKTTVTANLGMTLAKLGSSVVLVDADFGLRNLDLLLGLENRVVYTAIEVISGECRLEQALVKDKRQPGLALLPATQNRRAETINPNHMRQLITALAQMYEYVLIDCPAGIEMGFKNAIAAAQEALIVTTPEISAVRDADRVIGLLEANNIKKINLIVNRLRPAMVQANDMMSVEDVQEILAIPLIGIIPDDEKVIVSTNKGEPLVLSETPSLPAMAITNIAHRLKGQQVDFINLEPGNDSFFSRIRKLLWSKIG, encoded by the coding sequence TAAAGGAGGGGTGGGGAAAACCACTGTTACAGCTAATTTGGGAATGACACTAGCCAAATTGGGCAGTTCAGTTGTCCTGGTGGATGCGGATTTTGGTTTGAGAAATTTAGACCTACTGCTGGGGCTAGAAAATCGAGTCGTATATACTGCCATTGAAGTCATCAGTGGTGAGTGCCGATTAGAACAAGCTTTAGTGAAAGATAAACGGCAGCCAGGACTAGCACTACTGCCAGCAACCCAAAACCGCAGGGCAGAAACTATTAACCCAAATCACATGAGGCAGTTGATTACGGCATTGGCTCAAATGTATGAGTACGTGCTGATTGACTGTCCCGCAGGGATTGAAATGGGTTTTAAAAATGCGATCGCCGCCGCCCAAGAAGCTTTAATTGTCACCACCCCAGAAATCTCTGCTGTCCGAGACGCAGACCGCGTTATAGGCTTACTCGAAGCCAACAACATCAAGAAAATTAACTTAATTGTCAACCGTTTGCGACCTGCAATGGTGCAAGCTAATGACATGATGTCAGTAGAAGATGTTCAGGAAATTCTAGCAATTCCTCTGATTGGGATTATTCCCGATGACGAGAAAGTGATTGTCTCCACTAATAAAGGAGAACCGCTAGTTTTATCTGAAACTCCCTCTTTACCAGCAATGGCAATTACTAATATTGCTCATCGCCTTAAAGGTCAACAGGTTGATTTTATTAACTTAGAACCTGGTAATGATTCTTTCTTTTCACGTATCCGCAAACTTTTGTGGTCTAAAATTGGTTAA
- the atpD gene encoding F0F1 ATP synthase subunit beta — protein MVTTTEKTNIGRITQIIGPVLDVEFSAGKMPQIYNALKIEGKNEAGQEVSVTCEVQQLLGDNTVRAVAMSTTDGLVRGMEVVDTGAPINVPVGPATLGRIFNVLGEPVDNRGPVNSEETFSIHRSAPKFTDLETKPSVFETGIKVIDLLTPYRRGGKIGLFGGAGVGKTVIMMELINNIATNHGGVSVFGGVGERTREGNDLYNEMMESGVINKDNLNESKIALVYGQMNEPPGARMRVGLSALTMAEYFRDVNKQDVLLFIDNIFRFVQAGSEVSALLGRMPSAVGYQPTLSTDMGDLQERITSTTEGSITSVQAVYVPADDLTDPAPATTFAHLDGTTVLSRGLASKGIYPAVDPLGSTSTMLQPTIVGGEHYQVARAVQSTLQRYKELQDIIAILGLDELSEDDRVTVARARKIERFLSQPFFVAEVFTGSPGKYVKLEDTIKGFQMILSGELDALPEQAFYLVGDINEAIAKADKLKG, from the coding sequence ATGGTCACCACCACAGAAAAAACAAATATTGGTCGCATTACCCAAATTATTGGGCCCGTTTTGGACGTTGAATTTTCTGCTGGCAAGATGCCACAGATTTACAACGCCTTAAAGATTGAAGGCAAAAACGAAGCTGGACAAGAGGTATCCGTTACCTGTGAAGTACAACAACTGCTAGGTGACAACACAGTGCGTGCAGTTGCCATGAGTACTACCGATGGCTTAGTACGCGGTATGGAAGTGGTAGACACTGGCGCTCCCATTAACGTTCCTGTTGGTCCCGCTACCTTGGGTCGGATCTTCAACGTACTCGGTGAACCCGTAGACAATCGAGGCCCCGTTAATAGTGAAGAAACTTTCTCTATTCACCGTTCGGCTCCCAAATTTACAGATTTAGAAACTAAGCCTTCCGTATTTGAAACTGGGATTAAAGTAATTGACTTACTGACTCCCTATCGACGTGGCGGAAAAATTGGTTTATTCGGTGGTGCGGGCGTTGGTAAGACCGTAATCATGATGGAGTTGATTAACAATATCGCTACCAATCATGGCGGTGTGTCCGTATTCGGTGGCGTGGGCGAACGCACCCGTGAGGGCAATGACCTTTACAACGAAATGATGGAATCTGGGGTTATTAATAAAGATAATCTCAATGAATCAAAGATCGCTTTAGTTTACGGTCAGATGAATGAACCACCCGGAGCTAGAATGCGTGTGGGTCTTTCTGCTCTGACAATGGCTGAATACTTCAGAGATGTCAACAAGCAGGACGTACTGCTGTTTATCGACAATATCTTCCGGTTTGTACAAGCTGGTTCTGAAGTATCCGCACTACTAGGACGGATGCCTTCTGCGGTGGGATATCAGCCAACTCTATCAACTGATATGGGTGACTTGCAGGAGCGCATTACCTCTACCACTGAAGGTTCAATTACCTCAGTGCAAGCAGTGTATGTACCCGCAGACGACTTAACTGACCCTGCACCTGCAACTACCTTTGCTCACTTGGATGGAACAACGGTGTTGTCTCGTGGTTTGGCATCTAAGGGTATTTACCCTGCGGTAGATCCTCTGGGTTCCACTTCTACCATGCTTCAACCAACCATTGTGGGTGGAGAGCATTATCAAGTTGCTCGTGCAGTACAATCAACCCTGCAACGTTATAAAGAATTGCAAGATATTATTGCAATTCTCGGTTTGGATGAATTGTCTGAAGATGACCGTGTAACTGTAGCTCGTGCGCGGAAGATTGAACGCTTCTTATCTCAGCCGTTCTTTGTAGCAGAAGTATTCACTGGTTCTCCTGGTAAGTATGTGAAGTTGGAAGACACTATCAAAGGCTTCCAAATGATTCTGTCTGGTGAACTAGATGCTCTACCAGAACAGGCTTTTTACTTAGTTGGCGATATCAACGAAGCGATCGCTAAAGCAGATAAGCTCAAGGGCTAA
- the lpxA gene encoding acyl-ACP--UDP-N-acetylglucosamine O-acyltransferase — MNIHPTAVIADGVKLGKEVTIGAFSYIDNDVEIGDGCVINSHVTILPYTSLGKGCRVHSGAVLGDLPQDLAYKEEESFVKIGDNCVIREGVTIHRGTKLGTVTSVGNNCLLMAFSHVAHNVQVGNRVIIANGALLAGYVQVGDQAFISGNCLIHQFTRVGRLAMLSGGCAVHKDVLPFCTTRSVSLNKIMGLNVVGMQRAGFSSEERLTLKRAFKVLYQSKLTLPKAVARLEEEFDSPLVTEVCEFIKSSQRGICTYISTKRQPES; from the coding sequence ATGAATATACACCCGACTGCCGTGATTGCAGATGGTGTCAAGCTAGGGAAGGAAGTGACTATTGGGGCTTTTTCCTACATTGATAACGATGTTGAAATTGGAGACGGTTGTGTAATTAACTCCCACGTTACTATTCTGCCTTACACATCATTAGGGAAAGGTTGTCGGGTTCATTCAGGTGCTGTGCTAGGAGACTTACCACAGGATTTGGCATATAAAGAGGAAGAAAGCTTTGTGAAAATTGGTGACAATTGTGTAATCCGTGAAGGAGTCACCATTCATCGTGGAACTAAGTTAGGCACAGTTACAAGTGTAGGGAATAATTGCTTACTGATGGCTTTTAGCCATGTAGCCCATAATGTCCAGGTAGGCAATAGAGTAATTATTGCTAATGGCGCATTACTAGCTGGATATGTTCAAGTAGGAGATCAAGCTTTTATAAGTGGTAACTGCTTAATACATCAGTTTACTCGCGTCGGAAGACTTGCCATGCTGTCGGGAGGATGTGCGGTACATAAAGATGTACTGCCATTTTGTACAACTCGCAGCGTTAGCCTCAATAAAATTATGGGTCTTAATGTTGTGGGAATGCAACGAGCCGGATTTAGTTCTGAGGAGAGATTAACGCTTAAACGAGCTTTTAAAGTTTTGTATCAGTCTAAGTTGACTTTACCAAAAGCTGTAGCAAGGTTAGAGGAAGAATTTGACTCGCCACTGGTGACAGAAGTATGTGAGTTTATAAAGTCGTCCCAAAGAGGTATCTGCACCTATATAAGTACTAAGCGTCAGCCAGAAAGTTAA